The Caproicibacterium amylolyticum genome includes the window GCAGCGAATTTCAGTACACAGTAATCCGGGTCACCCACGCCGCCGGAATAATACATAGTATCACCCTGCTGCCAGATTTTCTGCTTTGCCTCTGGTGTTTCCAGCACTTCTACAGTCCCCGTCAAGCTAACCCCACGAAAAAAGCGCTTGTCTACAAAGTAAATGCTCGCTTTCGGGTTTGTCCGAAAACATTTTATTTTATTTGAGGAAGTATTCGTTGAAAACCAGAAAGTCTTGATTCCTTCCCGCTCACGCGGAGCCAACATTGCTTTGCTGACAGGATAGCCATCACTGTCGATATAGCCGATTATGGTAAGTTTTGTTTTGTCAATCAGGTTTCCAATCGTTTTTTCTGAATCGCGCATCATACTGCATACCTTCTTTCTAAAAATCAGAATTTTTGTTGCTCTTTTGTTACTTTCCGTCGCTTTCTTAGAAAGCGACTAAGGGTGTGGGAGCGAAGCCTGCCGCGGCCTTGTGAACATACCCCATTCGGGGCATGCAAGTCTGGCAAAAACTTCACTGAAAGGACAAAGCGGGGCGGCTAAGGCAAAACCGTCCCACTCTTTTATTAATCAGCGTGTGCCTTTTTCGTAGGGCAGGCCGTCCGATTTCGGTGCAACGGAACGTCCAACAAACAGAATCAGCACAATGATCGTCAGAATATACGGCAGCATTGCCAAAATCTCCGAACGAATCGGAACTTTCACAAGGCCCATGAACACCGCCAAAGCCTGTGCAAAGCCAAACAGCAGGCATGCACCGTATGCGCCCTGCGGTGTCCACTTGCCAAAAATTACAGCTGCCAGCGCAATAAAGCCCTGCCCGCTGATCGCCGTCGGCGTGAACTGCTGGATAACCGCCAGCGTCATGGAAGCGCCGCCGAAACCTGCCAGCACACCGGAAAGGATGACACAGACGTAGCGGGTGCGGGTCACGCTGATACCCAGCGTATCCGCCGCTGCGGGATGCTCACCGACAGAACGCACACGCAGTCCCCATTTTGTGCGGTACAGCACAAACCACATGACAAGCATAGCGACAAACGCAAGGATAACCGTACTGTCAAAGTTCAGGTTCTGTGCCACTGTGTTGCTCTGCGCACCGCCCAAAATTTTCGGCAGTTTATGCGGAACCGGCTGCGTCATGGTAGCGCCTGAGAAGAACATCCGGCACAGGAACAGTGCCAGGCCGGGGC containing:
- a CDS encoding pyridoxamine 5'-phosphate oxidase family protein, which gives rise to MRDSEKTIGNLIDKTKLTIIGYIDSDGYPVSKAMLAPREREGIKTFWFSTNTSSNKIKCFRTNPKASIYFVDKRFFRGVSLTGTVEVLETPEAKQKIWQQGDTMYYSGGVGDPDYCVLKFAADKGRYYSNFKSEDFDI
- a CDS encoding ABC transporter permease, which translates into the protein MLNNISLLIGNTFMYSAPLIFGALGGVISERSGVVNLGIEGMMTVGAFVGTAVGYFTGNPWIGFLVAGLAGGLFALLHAVASITFKADQTISGIALNLIGPGLALFLCRMFFSGATMTQPVPHKLPKILGGAQSNTVAQNLNFDSTVILAFVAMLVMWFVLYRTKWGLRVRSVGEHPAAADTLGISVTRTRYVCVILSGVLAGFGGASMTLAVIQQFTPTAISGQGFIALAAVIFGKWTPQGAYGACLLFGFAQALAVFMGLVKVPIRSEILAMLPYILTIIVLILFVGRSVAPKSDGLPYEKGTR